A stretch of the Lactuca sativa cultivar Salinas chromosome 9, Lsat_Salinas_v11, whole genome shotgun sequence genome encodes the following:
- the LOC128129130 gene encoding protein NPGR2-like, which translates to MVDLFFLQSYFTASSESLAVEDCSSGAYSSQATGENDRRPDTGNIEEAESSLRENGSLNFEEARALLGRYEYQKGNIEAALHVFEGIDIATVTPKMKISLSQRGEPRRRVSHNYGDPPLSIHAVGLLLEAILFHTSGQKKKKKKKNKPVCCDVEDEGDGGWAVKSATTSSKERRPPAARSGEQQQQRRRPAAAATATKILPVFNTFDAKKE; encoded by the exons ATGGTGGATCT CTTCTTTCTTCAATCATATTTCACAGCTTCATCAGAATCATTAGCTGTGGAGGATTGTTCCTCTGGTGCTTATTCTTCTCAAGCCACTGGTGAAAACGATAGGAGGCCAGATACGGGTAATATTGAAGAAGCCGAATCATCTCTTCGTGAAAATGGTTCCTTAAATTTTGAG GAAGCAAGAGCGTTGTTAGGGAGATATGAATATCAAAAGGGAAACATAGAAGCTGCTCTTCATGTGTTTGAAGGGATAGATATAGCAACAGTAACTCCAAAGATGAAGATTAGTCTTTCCCAAAGAGGCGAACCTCGTAGAAGAGTTTCTCATAATTATGGGGATCCACCATTGTCTATACATGCTGTTGGTTTACTCCTTGAAGCAATTTTATTTCACACTTctggacaaaaaaaaaaaaaaaaaaaaaaaaacaaacctgTGTGCTGTGATGTTGAAGACGAAGGAGATGGAGGATGGGCAGTGAAATCGGCGACCACCAGCAGCAAGGAGCGGCGACCACCAGCAGCAAGGAGCGgcgagcagcagcagcagcgacGGCGACCGGCAGCAGCAGCGACGGCGACCAAAATTCTTCCGGTCTTCAACACGTTCGACGCCAAGAAAGAATGA